A portion of the Natrinema salaciae genome contains these proteins:
- a CDS encoding FAD-binding and (Fe-S)-binding domain-containing protein — MATDNSRSPTDDSRSTTDHSDRTSTPDETALGPPSDPGAGDPAADPRAEYDYVGGDIDRPNLVAALDERIDGEVRFDEYSRRLYATDASAYEVTPVGVVLPRSTADVAAVVEYCAENGIPVLPRGGGTSLAGQAVNEAVVLDLTTHMSDVVGVAPDERRATVQAGTVLADLNGELEPHGLKFAPDPAAGNRSTIGGAIGNNSTGAHSLQYGKTDAYVEACEVVLADGTVERFGEVTVAGLRDRADPDGTPLERIHEALRRVVDEEADAIRDAFPQLKRNVSGYNLDRLVAEAYGDPDAFDESTDDLVEIDGKPDPDAVVNLARVFAGSEGTLGVVTEATVSLEPIPETTGVALLTYEDLLEAMADVDAIVRTHDPAAIEAIDDVLLELARDTEEFADVAATLPDGTETALLVEFYADDEADARRNVAAMLADRLPESQAPAANGGTAVPGSEADAATDPVRAFDALEAYAPADRAELWKLRKSAAPILLSRTSDAKHISFIEDTAVPTENLADYVADFQAVLEEQDTFASFYAHAGPGCMHMRPLVDTKSPAGLTQFEAISDAVTDLVVEYGGSVSGEHGDGRARTQWNRKLYGEDVWSLFRDLKSAFDPDWLLNPGTVCGDHDMTEHLRFSPEYEFDAGFEPALEWDVDNGMQGMVELCHGCGGCRGEQETTGGVMCPTYRAAEEESLSTRGRANMLRGAMNGDLDAESTDPEFLAEVMDLCIGCKGCARDCPSEVDMAKLKAEVEHANHRENGATLRDRLFANVDRLNAVGSALAPLSNWAASLPGAGTIAEKTVGIARERELPTFAGESFEDWFETRGGSRIPLEEASRKALLVPDTYTNYNHPRAGKATVQVLETAGIRVEVPDDVTSTGRPAHSKGFLDVSRERARTNVEALAPRVEDGWEVVLVEPSDAVMLQSDYLDLLSGRDAERVAANTSGVMEYLDRFELAAGLPTAAPDECLTYHGHCHQKATKKDGHAAAVLRTVGYEVDALDSGCCGMAGSFGYEAEHYSLSRAIGDVLFEQVDDSDGETVVAPGASCRTQLSTHEGCDEPPHPVEKVAAALSR; from the coding sequence ATGGCCACCGATAACTCGCGCTCTCCGACCGACGATTCGCGGTCGACGACCGATCACAGCGATCGGACGTCGACCCCCGACGAGACCGCCCTCGGGCCGCCGTCGGACCCGGGAGCGGGCGACCCCGCGGCCGATCCGCGAGCCGAGTACGACTACGTGGGCGGCGATATCGACCGTCCCAACCTCGTCGCGGCGCTCGACGAGCGGATCGACGGCGAGGTTCGGTTCGACGAGTACAGCCGTCGGCTCTACGCGACCGACGCGAGCGCCTACGAGGTGACGCCCGTCGGCGTCGTCCTCCCGCGCTCGACCGCGGACGTCGCCGCGGTCGTCGAGTACTGCGCCGAGAACGGGATTCCGGTCCTCCCGCGTGGCGGCGGCACCAGCCTCGCCGGCCAGGCTGTCAACGAGGCCGTCGTCCTCGATCTGACGACGCACATGAGCGACGTGGTCGGGGTCGCGCCCGACGAGCGGCGGGCGACGGTACAGGCGGGGACCGTCCTCGCCGACCTGAACGGCGAACTCGAGCCCCACGGGCTGAAGTTCGCGCCCGATCCGGCGGCCGGGAACCGCAGCACGATCGGCGGTGCGATCGGCAACAACTCCACCGGCGCGCACTCGCTGCAGTACGGCAAGACCGACGCCTACGTCGAAGCGTGCGAGGTCGTCCTCGCCGACGGCACCGTCGAGCGGTTCGGCGAGGTGACGGTCGCGGGGCTCCGCGACCGGGCGGACCCGGACGGCACCCCGCTCGAGCGAATTCACGAGGCGCTGCGCCGCGTCGTCGACGAGGAAGCCGACGCGATCCGCGATGCGTTCCCGCAGCTCAAGCGGAACGTCTCCGGCTACAACCTCGACCGGCTGGTCGCGGAGGCCTACGGCGATCCGGACGCGTTCGACGAGTCGACCGACGACCTGGTCGAGATCGACGGCAAGCCCGACCCCGACGCCGTCGTCAACCTCGCCCGCGTCTTCGCCGGCAGCGAGGGGACGCTCGGCGTCGTCACCGAAGCGACCGTCTCACTCGAGCCGATTCCGGAGACGACCGGCGTCGCCCTGTTGACCTACGAGGACCTGCTCGAGGCGATGGCCGACGTCGACGCGATCGTCCGAACCCACGACCCGGCGGCGATCGAGGCCATCGACGACGTGTTGCTCGAGCTCGCCCGCGACACCGAGGAGTTCGCCGACGTCGCGGCGACCCTCCCCGACGGCACCGAGACGGCGCTGCTCGTCGAGTTCTACGCCGACGACGAGGCCGACGCGCGGCGGAACGTCGCCGCGATGCTCGCCGATCGACTCCCCGAGTCGCAGGCCCCGGCGGCCAACGGCGGAACTGCCGTCCCCGGATCGGAGGCGGACGCCGCGACCGACCCCGTCCGCGCGTTCGACGCGCTCGAAGCCTACGCGCCCGCGGACCGGGCCGAACTCTGGAAGCTCCGCAAGAGCGCCGCGCCGATCCTCCTGTCTCGCACGTCGGACGCCAAACACATCTCGTTCATCGAGGACACGGCGGTTCCGACCGAGAACCTCGCGGACTACGTGGCCGACTTCCAGGCGGTGCTCGAGGAACAGGACACGTTCGCGAGTTTCTACGCCCACGCTGGCCCGGGCTGTATGCACATGCGGCCGCTGGTCGACACGAAGAGCCCGGCCGGACTGACCCAGTTCGAGGCGATCTCGGACGCCGTGACCGACCTCGTCGTCGAGTACGGCGGATCGGTCTCGGGCGAACACGGCGACGGCCGCGCCCGGACCCAGTGGAACCGGAAGCTCTACGGCGAGGACGTCTGGTCGCTCTTCCGCGATCTGAAGTCCGCCTTCGACCCGGACTGGCTCCTGAACCCGGGGACCGTCTGCGGCGACCACGACATGACCGAGCACCTGCGGTTCTCGCCGGAGTACGAGTTCGACGCCGGCTTCGAGCCCGCCCTCGAGTGGGACGTCGACAACGGGATGCAGGGGATGGTCGAGCTCTGTCACGGCTGCGGCGGCTGTCGGGGCGAGCAGGAGACGACGGGCGGCGTGATGTGTCCGACCTACCGCGCGGCCGAAGAGGAGAGTCTGAGTACCCGCGGCCGCGCGAACATGCTCCGGGGCGCGATGAACGGCGACCTCGACGCCGAGTCGACCGACCCCGAGTTCCTGGCCGAAGTGATGGACCTCTGTATCGGCTGCAAGGGCTGTGCGCGCGACTGCCCGAGCGAGGTCGACATGGCGAAACTCAAGGCCGAGGTCGAGCACGCGAACCACCGGGAAAACGGTGCGACCCTCCGCGATCGGCTCTTCGCCAACGTCGACCGGCTCAACGCCGTCGGCTCCGCGCTCGCGCCCCTCTCGAACTGGGCCGCGTCGCTACCCGGTGCCGGCACGATCGCCGAAAAAACGGTCGGCATCGCACGCGAGCGCGAACTCCCGACCTTCGCCGGCGAGAGCTTCGAGGACTGGTTCGAGACGCGAGGCGGTTCCCGAATCCCGCTCGAGGAGGCCTCCCGAAAGGCCCTCCTCGTCCCCGACACGTACACGAACTACAACCACCCGCGAGCGGGGAAAGCGACCGTGCAGGTGCTCGAGACGGCGGGGATCCGCGTCGAGGTCCCCGACGACGTCACGTCCACCGGCCGTCCGGCCCACTCGAAGGGGTTCCTCGACGTCTCGCGCGAGCGCGCCCGGACGAACGTCGAGGCGCTGGCACCGCGGGTCGAGGACGGCTGGGAGGTCGTCCTGGTCGAGCCCTCGGACGCGGTCATGCTCCAGTCGGACTACCTCGACTTGCTCTCGGGGCGCGACGCCGAGCGGGTCGCGGCGAACACCTCCGGCGTCATGGAGTATCTCGACCGATTCGAGTTGGCGGCCGGGCTGCCGACCGCCGCGCCCGACGAGTGCCTGACCTACCACGGTCACTGCCATCAGAAGGCGACGAAGAAAGACGGGCACGCGGCAGCCGTCCTGCGAACGGTGGGCTACGAGGTCGACGCGCTGGACTCGGGCTGTTGCGGGATGGCCGGCTCCTTCGGGTACGAGGCCGAGCACTACTCGCTGAGCCGGGCGATCGGGGACGTCCTCTTCGAGCAGGTCGACGACAGCGACGGCGAGACGGTCGTCGCGCCGGGCGCGTCCTGTCGGACGCAGCTATCGACCCACGAGGGCTGCGACGAGCCGCCGCATCCGGTCGAGAAAGTCGCCGCCGCGCTCTCGCGGTAG
- a CDS encoding NAD(P)-dependent oxidoreductase: protein MSAHSDADPDVVVLREGTEGLSMESYAETLRERLPDHTVALARTPKDERELVPRARVVTGITIEEPLLERADRLELFACTFAGTDHVPMDALADRGVAVTNAGGIHAPGIAEQAIGNMLVFARRLHEGWRRKENGEWRHFQSHEFTDSTVTIVGLGSIGQAVVQRLEGFEVETIGIRYTPEKGGPTDEVLGFEDDDIHEAFSRSEYVVLACPLNDLTRRLVGEDELATLPPTAVVVNAARGGIVDTDALVSALQSEGIRGAALDVTDPEPLPADHPLWDLENCLITPHTGGHTPKHWDRLADIVAENVAAIETGGATALENVVSRPDSS, encoded by the coding sequence ATGAGCGCACATTCAGACGCAGATCCGGACGTCGTCGTTCTTCGAGAGGGAACGGAAGGGCTGTCGATGGAGTCGTACGCCGAAACCCTGCGCGAGCGGCTGCCCGACCACACCGTGGCACTCGCGCGGACGCCGAAGGACGAACGCGAACTCGTCCCGAGGGCGCGGGTCGTGACCGGCATCACGATCGAGGAGCCTCTCCTTGAGCGCGCCGACCGGCTCGAGCTGTTCGCGTGTACGTTCGCCGGCACCGATCACGTGCCGATGGACGCGCTGGCCGACCGCGGCGTCGCCGTGACCAACGCGGGCGGGATCCACGCGCCGGGCATCGCCGAGCAGGCGATCGGCAACATGCTCGTCTTCGCGCGCCGGCTCCACGAGGGGTGGCGACGGAAGGAAAACGGCGAATGGCGGCACTTCCAGTCCCACGAGTTCACCGACAGTACCGTCACGATCGTCGGCCTCGGTTCGATCGGCCAAGCGGTCGTCCAGCGCCTCGAGGGGTTCGAGGTCGAGACGATCGGAATTCGGTACACGCCCGAGAAGGGAGGCCCGACCGACGAGGTGCTCGGGTTCGAGGACGACGATATCCACGAGGCGTTCTCCCGCAGCGAGTACGTCGTGCTCGCGTGCCCGCTCAACGACCTGACCCGTCGGCTCGTCGGCGAGGACGAACTGGCGACGCTCCCGCCGACCGCAGTCGTCGTCAACGCGGCCCGCGGGGGCATCGTCGACACCGACGCGCTCGTCTCGGCGCTACAGTCCGAGGGGATTCGCGGCGCCGCGCTCGACGTCACCGACCCCGAGCCCCTTCCCGCCGACCATCCGCTCTGGGACCTCGAGAACTGCCTCATTACCCCCCACACCGGCGGCCACACGCCGAAACACTGGGATCGGCTGGCCGACATCGTCGCCGAGAACGTCGCGGCGATCGAGACCGGCGGAGCGACGGCCCTCGAGAACGTCGTCTCCCGCCCCGACTCGAGTTGA
- a CDS encoding amidohydrolase yields MSEPIQDRLVTVRRNFHRHPEPAWREFYTTARLVEEIRAVGVDELAVGPDAYDPADRMAVPDADLEPWLERARDRGADEDLLERMTGGNTGAVAVLERGEGPSIGLRVDIDGLFIEESTDADHDPVDEGFRSEIDGTMHACGHDAHMTWGLAVLEAIAESDFSGRLVVFFQPAEETGGGGCPMARSEFAADLDYLLAVHVGLDHPTGEVVAGIEKPLAMCHIDATITGTSAHAGKAPNEGANAMHAMGTAIVNTYGIPRHSDGMTRVNVGTAEAGTASNVIAERAHMAAEARGETTELMEYAKRRLERTMKSAATMHGCRAEVDVVSESPRADSDPELQALVSEVANGVDGVERVLPAADFGASEDATFLMERVQNDGGLATYAIVGTDHPTSHHTPTFDVDERSLEHGVDVLVGTIRELEGRHPVPEVAETADAEYAEADE; encoded by the coding sequence ATGAGCGAGCCGATTCAGGACCGACTCGTGACGGTTCGTCGCAACTTCCACCGCCACCCCGAGCCCGCGTGGCGCGAATTCTACACCACGGCCCGGCTCGTCGAGGAGATCCGGGCGGTCGGCGTCGACGAACTCGCCGTCGGTCCCGACGCCTACGACCCGGCCGATCGAATGGCCGTCCCCGACGCGGACCTCGAGCCGTGGCTCGAGCGCGCTCGCGACCGCGGCGCGGACGAAGACCTACTCGAGCGGATGACCGGCGGCAACACCGGGGCGGTGGCGGTACTCGAGCGCGGCGAAGGGCCGTCGATCGGGCTCCGGGTCGACATCGACGGGCTGTTCATCGAGGAGTCGACCGACGCGGACCACGATCCGGTCGACGAGGGCTTCCGCTCGGAGATCGACGGGACGATGCACGCCTGCGGCCACGACGCGCACATGACGTGGGGACTGGCCGTTCTCGAGGCGATCGCCGAGAGCGACTTCTCGGGGCGGCTGGTGGTCTTCTTCCAGCCGGCCGAGGAGACGGGCGGCGGCGGCTGCCCCATGGCGAGAAGCGAGTTCGCGGCCGATCTGGACTACCTGCTGGCGGTCCACGTCGGCCTCGACCATCCGACCGGCGAGGTCGTCGCCGGGATCGAGAAGCCGCTGGCGATGTGCCACATCGACGCGACGATCACGGGGACCTCCGCGCACGCGGGGAAGGCCCCGAACGAGGGGGCAAACGCCATGCACGCGATGGGGACGGCGATCGTGAACACCTACGGCATCCCGCGGCACAGCGACGGGATGACCCGTGTGAACGTCGGCACGGCCGAGGCGGGGACCGCGAGCAACGTTATCGCCGAGCGCGCTCACATGGCGGCCGAGGCCCGCGGCGAGACGACCGAACTGATGGAGTACGCGAAACGCCGCCTCGAGCGGACGATGAAATCCGCGGCGACGATGCACGGCTGCCGGGCCGAGGTCGACGTGGTGAGCGAGTCGCCCCGCGCCGACAGCGACCCCGAACTCCAGGCGCTGGTCAGCGAGGTCGCAAACGGCGTCGACGGCGTCGAGCGCGTCCTGCCGGCCGCCGACTTCGGCGCGAGCGAGGACGCGACTTTCCTGATGGAGCGCGTCCAGAACGACGGCGGCTTGGCGACGTACGCGATCGTCGGCACCGACCACCCGACCAGTCACCACACGCCGACGTTCGACGTCGACGAGCGCAGCCTGGAACACGGCGTCGACGTGCTGGTCGGGACGATCCGGGAACTCGAGGGCCGGCATCCGGTCCCGGAGGTCGCGGAGACGGCGGACGCCGAGTACGCGGAGGCCGACGAATGA
- the ilvA gene encoding threonine ammonia-lyase, whose product MSEGSGEGREANDGARTNGTGGADDPLVDLADVEAARERVADVVHRTPLDTSRTFAEMSGAASVGLKLENVQRTGSFKIRGAYNTLAQLSSAERAAGVVSSSAGNHAQGVALAGDLLDIDTTIAVPEVTPAAKIEATRGYGAEVVVEGDIYERSYEYAVERAAETGETFVHPFDDEAIVAGQGTIGLELLEQYPEIDTVLVSIGGGGLISGIGTVLKARDPDTRVIGVQPDGAAHAKPSLEAGEIRELPDVDTVAEGIADTRMLETTFTIAREVVDDVVSVSDREIAAAVTLLAERAKTVAESAGAAPLAAALSDELALEGEHVAVVVSGGNVNLTEHAELVRTGLHELERYAEARLALEGWPTAVREVVETVEAEGAELDALERARRTSVDDPNRTPVTIGLEGSGPEHLEGVLEALAERDGVSIVDRSLE is encoded by the coding sequence ATGAGCGAGGGGAGCGGCGAGGGACGCGAGGCGAACGACGGAGCCCGGACCAACGGGACCGGCGGAGCGGACGACCCGCTCGTCGACCTCGCGGACGTCGAGGCTGCACGGGAGCGCGTCGCCGACGTCGTCCACCGGACGCCGCTGGACACCTCGCGAACGTTCGCCGAGATGAGCGGCGCGGCCTCGGTCGGGCTCAAACTCGAGAACGTCCAGCGGACGGGCTCGTTCAAGATCCGCGGCGCGTACAACACGCTGGCACAGCTTTCCTCCGCGGAGCGAGCGGCGGGCGTCGTTTCCTCGAGCGCGGGCAACCACGCGCAGGGCGTGGCGCTGGCCGGCGACCTGCTCGATATCGACACGACGATCGCGGTGCCGGAGGTGACGCCGGCCGCGAAGATCGAGGCCACCCGCGGCTACGGTGCCGAGGTGGTCGTCGAGGGCGACATCTACGAGCGATCCTACGAGTACGCCGTAGAGCGGGCCGCCGAGACCGGCGAGACGTTCGTCCATCCCTTCGACGACGAGGCCATCGTCGCGGGCCAGGGAACGATCGGCCTCGAGTTGCTCGAGCAGTACCCCGAGATCGACACCGTCCTCGTCTCGATCGGTGGCGGCGGCCTGATTTCCGGGATCGGGACGGTGCTGAAGGCCCGCGACCCGGACACCCGCGTGATCGGAGTGCAGCCGGACGGAGCCGCTCACGCGAAACCGTCGCTCGAGGCGGGCGAGATCCGCGAGCTCCCGGACGTCGACACCGTCGCGGAGGGGATCGCGGACACGCGCATGCTCGAGACCACCTTCACGATCGCCCGCGAGGTCGTCGACGACGTGGTCAGCGTGAGCGATCGGGAGATCGCCGCCGCGGTCACCCTGCTGGCCGAGCGCGCGAAAACGGTCGCCGAGAGCGCCGGGGCCGCGCCGCTCGCGGCCGCGCTCTCGGACGAGCTGGCGCTCGAGGGCGAGCACGTCGCCGTCGTCGTCTCCGGCGGGAACGTGAACCTCACCGAGCACGCCGAGCTCGTCCGGACCGGGTTACACGAACTCGAACGCTACGCCGAAGCGCGACTCGCGCTCGAGGGGTGGCCGACGGCGGTTCGCGAGGTGGTCGAAACCGTCGAAGCCGAGGGTGCCGAACTGGACGCCCTCGAGCGCGCTCGTCGGACCTCGGTCGACGATCCGAACCGGACGCCCGTGACGATCGGCCTCGAAGGGAGCGGTCCCGAGCACCTCGAGGGAGTGCTCGAGGCGCTTGCCGAACGGGACGGCGTTTCGATCGTCGACCGTTCGCTCGAGTAG
- a CDS encoding aminotransferase class III-fold pyridoxal phosphate-dependent enzyme has translation MDRDTAKPDADALPGPNAQQWVDFHQEYSAPSEYSHDFVWDVTREADGPFVTDVDGNVLLDFTCHIGAAPLGYNNEKILEKVREFDLVEPMKIAGQDMYFGSGPSPDEADFPGSSHLMEKLTEVSSQYGMDTVFLSNSGAEAMENAMKITHDYRAPAKYGVAFAGSFHGRTLGTLSLTKSKDVYTHHYPEIGGIETVPFCADRGCDADSCDCGFFAGGGSQLRNMLAPEGGYVDPDEIAFLTLEPIQGVGGYRFPSQAFMQEVADVTDAYDIPLVVDEIQSGIGRTGEIWASDHYPIEPDVIASAKALRVGATVSRSDVFPSEKNRLGSTFGGGDLLGSMMGAFTLEAIQEHDLLDNATRRGEQAKEILRDDTPASVEDVRGTGLMLAVEFDTAARRSAVVQAALERGLLTLGCGKKTIRLLPPLDSSEREIELGISIFLEAIEAAEPSAKVA, from the coding sequence ATGGATAGAGACACTGCGAAACCCGACGCGGACGCGCTTCCGGGTCCGAACGCGCAGCAGTGGGTCGACTTCCACCAGGAGTACTCCGCGCCCAGCGAGTACTCTCACGACTTCGTCTGGGACGTGACGCGGGAGGCCGACGGGCCGTTCGTCACCGACGTCGACGGAAACGTCCTCCTCGACTTCACCTGCCACATCGGTGCCGCGCCGCTCGGCTACAACAACGAGAAGATCCTCGAGAAGGTCCGCGAGTTCGACCTCGTCGAACCGATGAAGATCGCGGGCCAGGACATGTACTTCGGCTCCGGTCCGTCCCCCGACGAGGCCGACTTCCCCGGCTCGAGTCACCTCATGGAGAAACTGACCGAGGTCTCGAGCCAGTACGGGATGGACACCGTCTTCCTCTCGAACTCCGGCGCGGAGGCGATGGAGAACGCGATGAAGATCACCCACGACTACCGCGCGCCGGCCAAGTACGGCGTCGCCTTCGCGGGCAGCTTCCACGGCCGCACCCTCGGCACCCTGTCGCTGACGAAGTCCAAGGACGTCTACACGCACCACTACCCCGAGATCGGCGGGATCGAGACGGTCCCCTTCTGTGCGGATCGGGGTTGTGACGCCGACAGCTGCGACTGCGGCTTCTTCGCGGGCGGCGGCTCGCAGCTTCGGAACATGCTCGCGCCCGAGGGCGGGTACGTCGACCCCGACGAAATTGCCTTCCTCACGCTCGAGCCGATCCAGGGCGTCGGCGGCTACCGCTTCCCCAGCCAGGCGTTCATGCAGGAGGTGGCGGACGTCACCGACGCTTACGACATCCCGCTGGTCGTCGACGAGATCCAGTCCGGGATCGGCCGCACCGGCGAGATCTGGGCCTCGGACCACTACCCGATCGAACCCGACGTCATCGCCAGCGCGAAGGCCCTCCGCGTCGGCGCGACCGTCTCCCGCTCGGATGTCTTCCCCAGCGAAAAGAATCGCTTGGGCTCGACCTTCGGCGGCGGCGACCTGCTGGGTTCGATGATGGGCGCGTTCACCCTCGAGGCGATTCAGGAACACGATCTGCTCGACAACGCCACCCGGCGCGGCGAGCAGGCCAAAGAGATCCTCCGCGACGACACGCCGGCGTCCGTCGAGGACGTCCGTGGCACGGGCCTGATGCTCGCCGTCGAGTTCGATACGGCGGCGCGTCGGAGCGCGGTCGTTCAGGCCGCCCTCGAGCGCGGCCTGCTCACCCTCGGCTGCGGCAAGAAGACCATCCGGCTGCTCCCGCCGCTGGACTCGAGCGAACGCGAGATCGAACTGGGAATCTCCATCTTCCTCGAGGCGATCGAGGCCGCCGAGCCGAGCGCGAAAGTGGCCTGA
- a CDS encoding BCCT family transporter — MSDAEKGAVDTFLEEIDPIVFAFGALLTVGVIGTFFVNETLVTETIGTVYDWVVTYLNWALLVIVFLIVLFLLFLIVGPWGKIKMGDSDPEYSFLSYFAMLYSAGFAAGVVFWGPTEALFYYDNPSPLFGVEGGTSEAIPIAIQQTLFHWALPQLAVFTIMGLAIAYFAYNYEGVPLRVSSALTPILGKENLDGPAAKVVDILAVFATIGGVATSLGFIGSQFIAGLNYQWGIDLGNIGILLVVTTMTLLFTISMVLGVDRGIRRLSNFNMILFVVLMLATFILGPTLFLLLLGSQALGGMIADFTSMSLYTGTGTDGGTSWMNSWTVFYWAWALSWSPFAGLFIARISKGRTVREVAFTGIGATSAATIPWFTFVGGTALRYHHTETADFSTVIEPPIAPEISGFILFEAFPLGTVFMIAFMILVTTFFITSADSSTLAVSMMTTGGKASPSTINRVFWGVVLGMTAAILMIIGGSDGAGALQNAVIITGAPFAFVCFAAMLSLIKDFGSNHGRVLLQDETVLIGSSRKTEAESPSGPRGPVESDDD, encoded by the coding sequence ATGAGTGACGCCGAGAAGGGAGCGGTCGACACGTTCCTCGAGGAGATCGATCCGATCGTCTTCGCGTTCGGGGCGTTACTGACCGTCGGGGTGATCGGGACGTTCTTCGTCAACGAAACACTCGTCACCGAGACGATCGGGACCGTCTACGACTGGGTGGTCACGTACCTGAACTGGGCGCTACTAGTGATCGTGTTCTTGATCGTCCTCTTCCTGCTGTTTCTGATCGTCGGGCCGTGGGGCAAGATCAAGATGGGGGACTCGGACCCCGAGTACAGCTTCCTGTCGTACTTCGCGATGTTGTACTCTGCCGGGTTCGCGGCCGGTGTCGTGTTCTGGGGTCCGACGGAGGCACTGTTCTACTACGACAACCCCTCGCCGCTGTTTGGGGTCGAGGGCGGTACGAGCGAGGCGATCCCGATCGCGATCCAACAGACGTTGTTCCACTGGGCACTCCCCCAGCTGGCCGTGTTCACGATCATGGGACTCGCAATCGCCTACTTCGCGTACAATTACGAGGGCGTCCCACTCCGGGTCTCCTCCGCGCTGACGCCGATCCTCGGCAAAGAGAACCTCGACGGCCCGGCCGCGAAAGTCGTCGACATCCTCGCTGTCTTCGCGACGATCGGCGGCGTGGCCACCTCGCTCGGTTTCATCGGCAGCCAGTTCATCGCCGGGCTCAACTACCAGTGGGGGATCGATCTGGGGAACATCGGCATCCTCCTCGTGGTGACCACGATGACACTCCTGTTTACGATCTCCATGGTGCTGGGCGTCGACAGGGGCATCCGCCGGCTGTCGAACTTCAACATGATCCTGTTCGTCGTGCTCATGCTCGCGACGTTCATCCTAGGTCCGACACTGTTCCTGCTTCTGCTCGGTTCCCAGGCCCTCGGCGGCATGATCGCCGACTTCACGTCCATGAGCCTCTACACCGGGACGGGAACCGACGGCGGGACGAGTTGGATGAACTCGTGGACCGTCTTCTACTGGGCGTGGGCGCTCTCGTGGTCCCCGTTCGCCGGACTGTTCATCGCTCGCATCTCCAAGGGACGGACCGTCCGCGAAGTCGCGTTCACGGGGATCGGTGCGACCTCGGCCGCGACCATCCCGTGGTTCACGTTTGTCGGTGGTACCGCACTGCGGTACCACCACACCGAAACGGCAGACTTCTCGACCGTAATCGAACCACCTATCGCCCCGGAGATTTCAGGCTTCATCCTCTTTGAGGCGTTCCCGCTGGGAACCGTGTTCATGATTGCCTTTATGATTCTGGTAACAACGTTCTTCATCACCTCGGCTGACTCGTCAACGCTCGCCGTCTCGATGATGACGACCGGTGGGAAGGCGAGTCCCTCAACTATTAACCGAGTCTTCTGGGGGGTCGTCCTCGGTATGACCGCTGCGATCCTCATGATCATCGGTGGTAGCGACGGAGCGGGTGCACTCCAGAACGCGGTCATCATCACCGGTGCACCCTTCGCTTTCGTCTGCTTCGCCGCGATGCTCTCACTGATCAAGGACTTCGGCTCGAACCACGGTCGGGTGTTACTGCAGGACGAAACCGTCCTCATCGGCTCGAGCCGAAAAACCGAGGCGGAGTCACCGTCCGGGCCTCGCGGTCCCGTTGAGTCCGACGACGACTGA